In a single window of the Synechococcus sp. HK05 genome:
- a CDS encoding ShlB/FhaC/HecB family hemolysin secretion/activation protein produces MRSAQRWGWRLTASALVALISHHASVRAQITPSQALQQRLQEDQLRLRLLEVDDDQRSEQPLIEAAPRPETPWSSPLQLKTLALSTTLPEAQALQQQLQRWVGQTINDQQLSAIRLEIETWYWERDRAVSVTIAEANRQEGALILLVTPLVLDAVTVAPDPAHHLSDALAIGMVTRAVPLGSELRPGKIESALLKLNDLWGVDVRARLESDSGGAGRILVLVIRDLNRTGALLEVDNYLNRYVGTLRTLATLTAANRLGQGERVWVNPSWWGSGQGTGTAPLQLGVDWPLGDNGLLLSATANAGRYRLVNTGSTLYTGDTAGLSISLLQPLWRRDERSLWVRLSGEGLQFRDDRQHVNVDDKRSGVLRGALIGSSSDRWLGEGSTSWVLGGSMGSLNLDGNPAFKGFDALTTRFQGTYGALNLNLVREQRFNSTWSARWLVLGQWAFTNLSGYEQCGLGWPNGVRAYPPGENSSSSCLVSQFDLNWRLRPWLTLIGFADLAWGERWRQPFPGSLQPNSYGLAGAGFGFDLGRSGSWLVALRAAFPIGGNPATNSFIDLEVGDPSPQLWAGLQLWL; encoded by the coding sequence GTGAGATCCGCGCAACGCTGGGGATGGCGGCTGACCGCGTCGGCCCTGGTTGCCCTGATCAGTCACCACGCTTCCGTACGAGCCCAGATCACCCCAAGCCAGGCCCTGCAACAGCGCCTTCAGGAGGATCAACTGCGGCTGCGCTTGCTCGAGGTTGACGACGACCAACGCAGTGAGCAACCGCTGATCGAAGCGGCTCCCAGACCGGAGACCCCCTGGAGCAGCCCACTGCAGCTCAAAACGCTTGCGCTCAGCACAACCCTGCCCGAAGCGCAGGCGCTGCAACAACAGCTCCAGCGCTGGGTGGGGCAAACGATCAACGATCAGCAGCTGAGCGCGATTCGGCTGGAGATCGAAACCTGGTACTGGGAACGCGATCGTGCCGTGAGCGTCACGATCGCCGAGGCCAACCGCCAAGAGGGAGCCTTGATCCTTCTGGTGACGCCGCTGGTGCTGGATGCGGTGACCGTGGCCCCGGATCCAGCCCATCACCTCAGTGATGCCCTGGCCATTGGGATGGTGACCCGTGCCGTGCCCCTCGGATCGGAGCTCAGACCGGGAAAGATCGAATCTGCCCTGCTGAAGCTCAATGATCTCTGGGGGGTTGACGTTCGAGCGCGGTTGGAATCCGACTCCGGTGGAGCGGGGCGAATCCTGGTGCTCGTGATCCGTGATCTCAACCGCACCGGTGCGCTGCTGGAGGTGGACAACTACCTCAACCGCTATGTCGGCACCCTCCGCACCCTGGCCACGTTGACTGCCGCCAATCGCCTGGGCCAAGGCGAACGGGTGTGGGTGAATCCCTCCTGGTGGGGCAGCGGCCAGGGCACCGGAACCGCACCGCTGCAGCTTGGGGTTGATTGGCCGCTGGGCGACAACGGCTTGCTGCTGAGCGCAACGGCCAACGCCGGGCGGTATCGCCTGGTGAACACCGGCAGCACGCTCTACACCGGCGACACCGCCGGACTCTCCATCAGCCTGTTGCAACCGCTCTGGCGCAGAGATGAACGCAGCCTGTGGGTGCGCCTCAGCGGCGAAGGACTGCAATTCCGCGATGACCGGCAACACGTGAACGTGGATGACAAACGCAGCGGTGTGCTGCGCGGTGCCTTGATTGGCAGCAGCAGCGATCGCTGGCTGGGTGAAGGATCGACCAGCTGGGTGCTGGGGGGATCGATGGGCAGCCTCAATCTGGATGGCAATCCCGCGTTTAAGGGGTTCGATGCGCTGACCACCCGCTTCCAGGGCACCTACGGAGCGCTCAATCTGAACCTGGTGCGCGAACAACGGTTCAATTCAACGTGGAGTGCCCGCTGGTTGGTGCTCGGTCAATGGGCCTTCACCAACCTCTCGGGCTACGAGCAGTGCGGCCTGGGCTGGCCCAATGGCGTGCGCGCCTATCCGCCTGGGGAAAATTCCTCCAGCAGCTGTCTGGTGAGCCAATTCGATCTGAACTGGCGGCTTCGCCCGTGGTTGACGCTGATCGGATTCGCAGATTTGGCCTGGGGAGAGCGCTGGCGTCAGCCCTTCCCCGGCTCCCTCCAACCCAACAGCTACGGCCTGGCTGGAGCTGGCTTTGGCTTCGATCTCGGACGAAGCGGCAGTTGGCTGGTGGCCCTGCGGGCGGCCTTCCCGATCGGAGGCAATCCAGCGACCAACAGCTTCATCGATCTGGAAGTGGGCGATCCCTCCCCTCAACTCTGGGCTGGACTGCAGCTCTGGTTGTGA
- a CDS encoding DUF3136 domain-containing protein — MSDSQGLTIAELEAKYFLYRKALKQLLLEGRPAANIEKTLCWSRLETLHNCLPRQYKSPDHIRHQLRREIEREQGENLERSAVSR; from the coding sequence ATGAGCGACAGCCAAGGACTCACCATCGCTGAACTGGAGGCCAAATACTTCCTGTATCGCAAAGCCCTGAAACAACTGCTGCTTGAGGGTCGTCCCGCCGCCAATATTGAGAAAACCCTCTGTTGGAGCCGTCTGGAGACGTTGCACAACTGCCTGCCACGCCAATACAAATCACCGGATCACATCCGCCACCAGTTGCGTCGCGAGATCGAGCGTGAGCAGGGTGAAAATCTTGAGCGCAGCGCCGTCAGCCGCTGA
- a CDS encoding phosphotransferase enzyme family protein, with product MPARSQDDLIAIAEVFQGEGCVQMVQPLGNGNVNDTYLVQSTSGSTVLQCLNTRVFQQPELVLQNLEVLGSHIDQKLSSGATHPLLQQRRWQLPSLLRTKTNGQSWHRCSAGHVWRSISFVPDCTCVNVVEGAEQARELGIGLGLFHQLISDLPPAALADTLEGFHITPSYLEAYHRALVQTDRQPNAARERCIAFIREREASCDVLERAKQRGDLPMRPIHGDPKINNVLLDCRSGQAVALIDLDTVKPGLVHYDIGDCLRSCCNRLGEETDQLEAVQFDLDLADALLEGYLGVAGSFLSEVERGYIPEAARLISFELGLRFFCDHLQGDTYFKADYPDHNLQRALVQFQLSASIENQLPQLRALVERHAAPAAV from the coding sequence TTGCCAGCTCGCTCCCAGGACGATCTGATCGCCATCGCGGAAGTCTTTCAAGGCGAAGGCTGCGTACAGATGGTGCAGCCCCTGGGCAACGGCAATGTCAATGACACCTATCTGGTGCAGTCCACCAGTGGATCCACGGTGTTGCAGTGCCTGAACACCCGCGTGTTCCAACAGCCTGAGCTGGTGCTGCAGAACCTGGAGGTGCTGGGGTCGCACATTGATCAAAAACTGAGCAGTGGAGCTACGCATCCCCTGCTGCAACAGCGTCGCTGGCAACTGCCCAGCCTGCTGCGCACCAAGACCAACGGCCAGAGCTGGCATCGCTGCAGCGCAGGGCATGTGTGGCGCTCCATCAGCTTTGTGCCCGATTGCACCTGTGTGAATGTGGTGGAGGGGGCTGAGCAGGCGCGGGAACTGGGGATTGGCCTAGGGCTGTTTCACCAGCTGATCAGCGATCTTCCCCCCGCTGCCCTGGCCGACACCTTGGAGGGCTTTCACATCACACCCTCCTATCTCGAGGCGTATCACCGGGCGCTCGTGCAAACCGATCGCCAACCCAATGCCGCCCGGGAGCGCTGCATCGCCTTCATCCGTGAACGCGAAGCCTCCTGCGATGTCCTGGAGCGGGCCAAGCAGCGGGGGGATCTGCCCATGCGACCGATCCATGGCGACCCCAAGATCAACAACGTGTTGCTGGATTGCCGCAGCGGCCAAGCGGTGGCCCTGATCGACCTCGACACGGTGAAGCCTGGACTGGTGCACTACGACATCGGCGACTGCCTGCGGTCGTGTTGCAACCGCCTGGGTGAAGAAACCGATCAGCTCGAGGCTGTTCAGTTTGATCTGGATCTGGCCGATGCCCTGCTGGAGGGGTATCTGGGGGTAGCGGGCAGCTTTCTGAGCGAGGTGGAACGTGGCTACATCCCAGAGGCCGCACGCTTAATCAGTTTTGAACTGGGCTTGCGCTTCTTCTGCGACCACCTTCAGGGCGACACTTACTTCAAGGCGGATTACCCCGATCACAATTTGCAGCGGGCTCTGGTGCAGTTCCAACTCAGCGCCAGCATCGAAAACCAGTTGCCGCAGCTGAGAGCACTGGTGGAGCGCCATGCAGCCCCTGCAGCCGTTTGA
- a CDS encoding DOMON-like domain-containing protein has translation MQPLQPFEPDPDLRGIQLAAEAIWAGGVLSLRYALNGPADALRMPASTGAPARQHNLWESTCFEAFIGLPGEKGYRELNLAPNGHWNVYALTGYRANLQEWRAVQELRYTLRRTSEQLQLTCALDLSSWIAADQALELSLTAVLDHRDTGCSYWAWQHRGEQADFHLRQSFQRHEANGG, from the coding sequence ATGCAGCCCCTGCAGCCGTTTGAGCCCGACCCCGACCTGCGGGGGATCCAACTGGCCGCAGAGGCGATCTGGGCGGGCGGAGTCCTCAGCCTTCGCTACGCGCTCAACGGCCCAGCCGATGCGTTGCGCATGCCCGCGTCGACGGGAGCACCAGCGCGGCAGCACAACCTCTGGGAGAGCACCTGTTTTGAAGCCTTCATCGGCCTCCCCGGCGAGAAGGGCTACCGGGAACTGAACCTGGCGCCCAATGGGCACTGGAATGTGTATGCCCTCACGGGTTACCGGGCCAACTTGCAGGAATGGAGGGCTGTACAGGAGCTTCGCTACACGCTGCGGCGCACCAGCGAGCAGCTGCAGCTGACCTGTGCGTTGGATCTGAGCAGCTGGATCGCGGCGGATCAGGCCCTGGAACTTTCACTCACCGCCGTGCTGGATCACCGCGACACCGGCTGCAGCTACTGGGCCTGGCAGCACCGGGGCGAACAAGCCGACTTCCATCTGCGGCAGAGCTTCCAACGGCATGAAGCCAACGGCGGCTGA
- a CDS encoding DUF2499 domain-containing protein, with the protein MHALSLPTWWIHVASVLEWGLAMLAIQRWGERRQEPEWSWLALAMTPALVSAMAACTWHLFDNAAELQGLVVLQAACTALGNTAMAGAAWTLMRRAR; encoded by the coding sequence ATGCACGCCCTCTCCCTGCCCACTTGGTGGATTCATGTGGCCTCCGTTCTGGAGTGGGGCCTGGCGATGCTGGCGATCCAACGTTGGGGCGAACGGCGGCAGGAACCGGAATGGAGCTGGTTAGCCCTGGCCATGACGCCAGCCTTGGTGAGTGCCATGGCCGCTTGCACCTGGCACCTCTTCGATAACGCCGCCGAACTGCAGGGGCTCGTGGTGCTGCAGGCCGCCTGCACCGCCCTGGGCAATACGGCCATGGCCGGAGCAGCGTGGACCCTCATGCGGCGGGCCCGATGA
- a CDS encoding DUF3593 domain-containing protein has protein sequence MSDLSASALLKALGAIDPAPFFGLSLLPYLAFLWWSWRSGRMPRLAFWGFCLTLLFVLVTIAAAILAERNYGLQLADVDPLHGGAELFLTLSNVLVLLGFSRLPSNDEP, from the coding sequence ATGAGCGATCTCTCGGCTTCAGCCCTGCTCAAGGCCCTGGGGGCCATCGATCCAGCGCCGTTTTTTGGCCTGTCACTGCTGCCCTACCTGGCGTTTCTGTGGTGGAGCTGGCGGTCAGGCCGGATGCCACGGCTCGCGTTCTGGGGCTTCTGCCTCACGCTGCTGTTCGTGTTGGTCACCATCGCGGCGGCGATCCTGGCGGAACGCAATTACGGACTGCAATTGGCGGATGTGGATCCACTCCATGGCGGGGCAGAGCTGTTCCTCACCCTGAGCAATGTGCTGGTGCTGCTGGGCTTCAGCCGGCTGCCGTCCAACGATGAACCGTGA
- the psaK gene encoding photosystem I reaction center subunit PsaK yields the protein MLAPLLAIAPASVSWSPKVGLVMIAANVIAIGIGKATIKYPNEGAQLPNSAMFGGMSHASLLATTSFGHVLGMGAILGLAARGVL from the coding sequence ATGCTCGCTCCCCTGCTGGCCATCGCCCCTGCATCCGTGTCCTGGTCGCCCAAGGTGGGCCTGGTGATGATCGCTGCCAACGTGATTGCCATCGGCATCGGCAAGGCCACCATCAAGTACCCCAACGAAGGTGCTCAGCTGCCCAACTCCGCCATGTTCGGCGGCATGAGCCACGCCTCGCTGCTGGCCACCACCTCCTTCGGCCACGTGCTCGGCATGGGCGCGATCCTGGGCCTGGCTGCCCGCGGCGTGCTCTGA
- a CDS encoding NAD(P)/FAD-dependent oxidoreductase, whose protein sequence is MSDQQTFEVLIAGAGPAGLLLARRLAQAGVCVAVVDPLLDLHQAAFSSAALPLSAVKEFQLPAQVQAARWHGWQLHGPGDQQRQWMADHDLGAVLDFGGLRQWLADQATAAGAHLQLGWAVRGWCSAASGAIANLRGPGGQERSVACRWLVDATGQRRALLGDPPAESGALVAGSGVEWLLQLPLPQWNQWSERLSFMLGRAWVPQGYGWVFPMQPGQLKLGVCRLHDASRRQPPLHQLLSQLQLRLHLADAPVLDRHGGLIRSTIRRREPHQRGPLLGLGDAVSTGNLLGGEGIRHAMASSEVLAPLLLQALGGRPDALRRYPLQLRRRLGWRWSLSGRLARRTWLGLNSSAGDQRLERLLEGLQQKSSAEELSALLFHYRFERYGWKALPYLLGWR, encoded by the coding sequence GTGTCTGACCAGCAGACCTTTGAGGTATTGATCGCAGGCGCTGGGCCGGCGGGTTTGCTGTTGGCCCGCCGCCTGGCCCAGGCCGGTGTGTGTGTGGCAGTGGTGGATCCGCTGCTGGATCTCCATCAGGCCGCCTTCTCCAGTGCGGCACTCCCCCTCTCGGCGGTGAAGGAGTTTCAGCTGCCTGCTCAGGTTCAGGCGGCCCGATGGCATGGATGGCAGCTGCATGGGCCCGGCGACCAGCAGCGCCAGTGGATGGCGGATCACGATCTCGGCGCCGTGCTCGATTTCGGCGGCCTGCGCCAGTGGTTGGCGGACCAGGCCACGGCCGCAGGAGCGCACCTGCAGCTCGGCTGGGCGGTGCGCGGATGGTGCTCCGCCGCTTCCGGAGCCATCGCCAACCTGCGGGGGCCTGGCGGTCAGGAGCGCTCTGTGGCGTGCCGTTGGTTGGTGGATGCCACCGGCCAGCGGCGTGCCCTGCTGGGTGACCCCCCAGCGGAGTCCGGCGCACTGGTGGCCGGCTCCGGCGTGGAATGGTTGCTTCAGCTGCCGCTGCCGCAGTGGAACCAGTGGTCTGAACGGCTCAGTTTCATGCTGGGCAGGGCCTGGGTGCCCCAGGGCTATGGCTGGGTGTTCCCAATGCAGCCTGGCCAGCTCAAACTCGGCGTTTGTCGTTTGCACGACGCCAGCCGGCGGCAACCCCCGCTGCATCAGTTGCTCAGTCAGCTGCAGCTCCGCCTCCACCTGGCTGACGCACCCGTGCTCGATCGCCATGGCGGCTTGATCCGCAGCACGATCCGCCGGCGCGAGCCCCATCAACGTGGCCCGCTGCTCGGTCTTGGTGATGCGGTGAGTACCGGAAATCTGTTGGGCGGTGAAGGGATCCGCCATGCGATGGCCAGCAGCGAGGTGTTGGCGCCGCTGCTGCTGCAGGCTCTCGGTGGGCGGCCGGACGCGCTGCGGCGCTATCCGCTTCAGCTGCGCCGCCGCCTCGGCTGGCGTTGGTCGCTCAGTGGCCGCCTGGCGCGGCGCACCTGGCTGGGCCTCAACAGCTCGGCCGGCGATCAGCGGCTGGAGCGGCTGCTGGAGGGCCTGCAACAAAAAAGCAGTGCCGAAGAGCTCTCGGCACTGCTGTTTCACTATCGCTTCGAGCGCTACGGCTGGAAGGCGCTGCCCTATCTGTTGGGCTGGCGCTAG
- the dxs gene encoding 1-deoxy-D-xylulose-5-phosphate synthase codes for MHLSELTHPNQLHGLSTAELEAIARQIRERHLEVVSTSGGHLGPGLGVVELTLALYQTLDLDHDRVVWDVGHQAYPHKLITGRYNDFHTLRQKDGVAGYLKRCESPFDHFGAGHASTSISAALGMALARDQRGEDFKCVAVIGDGSLTGGMALEAINHAGHLPNTRLLVVLNDNDMSISPPVGALSTHLNRMRHSKPLQFLQDNAEEAIKHLPFLHGELPPELKNLKESMKRLAVPKLGAVFEELGFTYMGPVDGHDIAGMIQVFQQAHAHEGPVLVHVATTKGKGYAYAEEDQVGYHAQSAFDLATGKAYPSSKPKPPSYSKVFGQTLVKLCEQDPRVVGITAAMATGTGLDLLEKARPHQYFDVGIAEQHAVTMAAGMACEGLRPVCAIYSTFLQRAYDQLIHDVGIQNLPVTFVLDRAGIVGADGPTHQGQYDISYLRCVPNFTVMAPKDEAELQRMMVTCLQHNGPTALRIPRGEGEGAALMEEGWEPLEIGRGELLADGDDLLIVAYGAMVYPAMATAGLLQEQGVRAAVINARFLRPLDEALILPMARRIGRVVTMEEGCLPGGFGAAVVETLNDHDVLVPVHRIGIPDQLVDHATPDQSKQALGLTPAQMADSILNRFGSLRRQPVGV; via the coding sequence ATGCATCTCAGCGAGCTGACGCATCCGAATCAGCTGCACGGACTGAGCACTGCAGAGCTCGAGGCGATCGCGCGTCAGATCCGTGAACGCCACCTTGAGGTGGTGAGCACCAGTGGCGGCCACCTCGGTCCGGGTCTGGGGGTGGTGGAACTCACCCTGGCGCTTTATCAAACCCTCGATCTCGACCACGATCGGGTGGTGTGGGACGTGGGCCACCAGGCCTATCCCCACAAGCTGATCACCGGTCGTTACAACGACTTCCACACCCTGCGCCAGAAGGATGGCGTGGCGGGTTATCTAAAGCGCTGCGAAAGCCCGTTTGACCACTTCGGTGCCGGCCATGCCAGCACTTCGATCTCAGCGGCCCTGGGCATGGCCCTGGCCCGTGATCAGCGCGGTGAGGATTTCAAATGCGTGGCGGTGATCGGGGATGGATCCCTCACCGGTGGCATGGCCCTTGAGGCGATCAATCACGCCGGCCACCTGCCCAACACCCGCCTGCTGGTGGTGCTCAACGACAACGACATGTCGATCAGCCCCCCGGTGGGGGCGCTGAGCACCCACCTCAACCGCATGCGGCACAGCAAGCCGTTGCAGTTTCTGCAGGACAACGCTGAGGAGGCGATCAAGCACCTTCCCTTCCTGCACGGTGAGCTGCCGCCTGAGCTCAAAAATCTCAAAGAGAGCATGAAGCGCCTGGCGGTGCCCAAGCTCGGTGCCGTGTTTGAGGAGCTGGGCTTCACCTACATGGGTCCCGTCGATGGTCACGACATCGCCGGGATGATCCAGGTGTTCCAACAGGCCCACGCCCATGAGGGCCCTGTGCTGGTGCACGTGGCTACCACCAAGGGCAAGGGCTATGCCTACGCCGAAGAAGACCAGGTGGGCTACCACGCCCAGAGCGCCTTTGATCTGGCCACCGGCAAGGCCTATCCCTCCAGTAAGCCCAAGCCCCCCAGTTACAGCAAGGTGTTTGGCCAGACGCTGGTGAAGCTGTGTGAGCAGGATCCGCGCGTGGTGGGCATTACGGCGGCAATGGCCACGGGCACCGGCCTCGATCTGCTCGAGAAGGCTCGCCCTCATCAATACTTTGACGTGGGCATCGCTGAGCAACACGCCGTGACCATGGCGGCTGGCATGGCCTGCGAAGGCCTGCGGCCGGTGTGTGCGATCTACAGCACCTTCCTGCAGCGCGCCTACGACCAACTCATCCACGACGTGGGCATTCAGAACCTGCCCGTGACCTTCGTGTTGGACCGCGCCGGCATCGTGGGCGCCGATGGACCCACCCACCAGGGCCAGTACGACATCAGCTACCTGCGCTGTGTGCCCAATTTCACGGTGATGGCACCGAAGGATGAGGCCGAGTTGCAGCGGATGATGGTGACCTGCCTCCAGCACAACGGCCCCACAGCCCTGCGCATCCCCCGCGGCGAGGGCGAAGGAGCTGCCCTGATGGAAGAAGGCTGGGAGCCTTTGGAGATCGGCCGCGGTGAACTACTCGCCGATGGCGACGACCTGTTGATCGTGGCTTACGGCGCCATGGTGTATCCCGCCATGGCCACGGCCGGTCTGCTGCAGGAGCAAGGCGTGCGCGCGGCCGTGATCAACGCCCGCTTCCTGCGTCCTCTGGATGAGGCGCTGATCCTGCCCATGGCCCGCCGGATCGGTCGGGTGGTGACCATGGAGGAAGGGTGCCTGCCCGGCGGTTTCGGCGCGGCCGTGGTGGAAACCCTCAACGATCACGACGTGCTGGTGCCGGTGCACCGCATCGGCATCCCCGACCAGCTGGTGGACCACGCCACCCCCGATCAGAGCAAGCAGGCCCTGGGGCTCACCCCGGCCCAGATGGCCGACAGCATTCTTAATCGCTTCGGATCCCTGCGCCGCCAGCCGGTGGGTGTCTGA
- the ilvA gene encoding threonine ammonia-lyase, biosynthetic, with protein sequence MSNTTSQDSDLTMLLRILRARVYDVAIESPLDPAPNLSRRLNNTVLLKREDLQPVFSFKLRGAYNKMASLSRAELERGVIAASAGNHAQGVALGAQRLGCRAVIVMPVTTPEMKVRAVAARGAEVVLHGDNYDAACSEAYRLAEERGLSFIHPFDDPDVIAGQGTIGLEILRQCSAPPDAIYVAVGGGGLIAGIAAYVKALWPQVEVIGVEPEDADAMTRSLALGERVKLEQVGLFADGVAVREVGEQTFALARRHVDAMVTVNTDAICAAIKDVFEDTRSILEPAGALAVAGMKADVARRGLQERTLVAVACGANMNFDRLRFVAERTEISEDREAMLAVEIPERAGSLREFCTLLGNRNLTEFSYRLADPSRAHIFVGVQTSGSSDEQDLIQRLNAAGFPCLDLSNDELSKLHLRHMVGGRMPAAATEACSHTRELLYRFEFPERPGALMRFLTSLHPNWNISIFHYRNHGADVGRIVVGVQVPPEEAGEWQTFLDGLGYQYVDETDNPAYRLFLGEVAGTVGVG encoded by the coding sequence ATGAGCAACACCACCAGCCAGGACAGTGACCTGACGATGCTGTTGCGGATCCTGCGCGCGCGCGTGTACGACGTGGCGATCGAATCGCCCCTCGATCCGGCTCCCAACCTCTCGCGGCGCCTCAACAACACTGTGCTGCTCAAGCGGGAAGACCTGCAGCCGGTGTTCAGCTTCAAGCTGCGGGGGGCCTACAACAAAATGGCGAGCCTCAGCCGGGCTGAGCTCGAGCGCGGTGTGATTGCCGCCAGTGCCGGCAACCACGCCCAGGGTGTGGCGCTCGGAGCGCAACGGTTGGGCTGCCGCGCCGTGATCGTGATGCCGGTCACCACACCCGAGATGAAGGTGCGGGCCGTGGCGGCGCGCGGAGCCGAGGTGGTGCTGCACGGCGACAACTACGACGCGGCCTGCAGCGAGGCCTACCGACTGGCGGAGGAGCGCGGTCTCAGCTTCATTCACCCCTTTGATGATCCCGACGTGATCGCCGGGCAGGGCACGATCGGCCTGGAGATCCTGCGGCAGTGCTCAGCGCCGCCCGATGCGATCTACGTCGCCGTGGGCGGCGGCGGCCTGATCGCTGGGATCGCTGCCTACGTGAAAGCGCTCTGGCCTCAGGTGGAGGTGATCGGGGTGGAGCCGGAAGATGCCGACGCCATGACCCGCTCCCTGGCCCTCGGGGAACGGGTGAAACTCGAGCAGGTGGGCTTGTTCGCAGACGGCGTGGCCGTGCGCGAAGTGGGAGAGCAAACCTTCGCCCTGGCCCGCCGCCACGTTGACGCCATGGTGACGGTGAACACCGATGCCATCTGCGCCGCCATCAAAGACGTATTTGAGGACACCCGCTCGATCCTGGAGCCGGCGGGCGCCCTGGCGGTAGCCGGCATGAAAGCTGATGTGGCCCGGCGCGGCCTGCAGGAGCGCACCTTGGTGGCGGTGGCCTGCGGGGCCAACATGAATTTCGATCGGCTGCGGTTTGTGGCCGAACGCACCGAAATCAGTGAAGACCGCGAGGCGATGCTGGCCGTGGAGATCCCCGAACGGGCCGGCAGCCTGCGGGAGTTCTGCACGTTGCTGGGCAACCGCAACCTCACCGAGTTCAGCTACCGCCTTGCCGATCCCAGCCGCGCTCACATCTTTGTGGGGGTGCAAACCAGCGGCAGCAGCGATGAACAAGACCTGATCCAGAGGCTCAACGCCGCAGGGTTCCCCTGCCTGGATCTCTCCAACGATGAGCTCTCCAAGCTGCACCTGCGCCACATGGTGGGAGGCCGGATGCCGGCAGCCGCCACCGAGGCTTGCAGCCACACCCGTGAACTGCTCTACCGCTTCGAATTCCCGGAGCGGCCAGGAGCGCTGATGCGTTTCCTCACCAGCCTTCACCCCAACTGGAACATCAGCATCTTTCACTACCGCAACCATGGCGCCGACGTGGGCCGCATCGTGGTGGGGGTGCAGGTGCCGCCCGAGGAGGCCGGCGAGTGGCAGACCTTCCTCGATGGCCTCGGTTATCAATACGTGGATGAGACCGACAATCCCGCCTACCGCCTCTTCCTGGGGGAAGTGGCCGGCACGGTGGGCGTGGGATAA
- the scpB gene encoding SMC-Scp complex subunit ScpB, protein MDDTTQGPQVAAPPSAELSLPARLEAILYLKGRSMTLGELAEISGVARDAVEMGLITLMADYAHRDTALEIRQEGQRYSLQLRDGLGELVQNLLPVDLSTAALRTLATIALKKRILQSDLVELRGSGAYDHIKELLAQNFIERKRQSEGRSYWLTLSEKFHRTFAIKTDELKPKRSEPAATDDDWEQAA, encoded by the coding sequence ATGGACGACACAACCCAGGGCCCCCAGGTCGCTGCGCCCCCCTCGGCTGAGTTGTCGCTGCCGGCCCGCCTGGAGGCCATCCTTTATCTGAAAGGCCGCTCGATGACCCTCGGCGAACTGGCCGAGATCAGTGGGGTGGCTCGAGATGCAGTGGAGATGGGCCTGATCACCCTGATGGCTGATTACGCCCATCGCGACACCGCCCTCGAGATCCGGCAGGAGGGGCAGCGCTACAGCCTGCAGCTCCGCGATGGCCTGGGAGAACTGGTGCAGAACCTGCTGCCCGTGGATCTGTCCACCGCCGCCCTGCGCACCCTGGCCACCATCGCTCTGAAGAAGCGGATCCTGCAATCGGATTTGGTGGAGCTGCGGGGCTCAGGCGCCTACGACCACATCAAAGAGCTGCTCGCTCAGAACTTCATCGAACGCAAGCGCCAAAGCGAAGGGCGTTCCTACTGGCTCACCCTCAGTGAGAAGTTCCACCGCACGTTTGCGATCAAAACGGATGAGCTCAAACCCAAGCGGTCCGAACCAGCCGCAACCGACGACGACTGGGAGCAGGCCGCCTGA
- a CDS encoding YggT family protein yields the protein MSELVGVLIGILARTIEIYTVILLVRVLLSWFPNLDWGNPVLSTVSAVTDPYLNAFRGLIPPLGGLDLSAILAFLALQLIQNLLQQSRGFFYPSFY from the coding sequence ATGTCTGAACTGGTTGGTGTTCTGATTGGAATTCTCGCCAGAACAATCGAGATTTACACGGTGATCCTGCTGGTGCGGGTGCTGCTCAGCTGGTTCCCCAACCTGGATTGGGGCAATCCGGTGCTCTCCACGGTGAGTGCCGTGACCGATCCCTATCTGAATGCCTTCCGCGGGCTGATCCCGCCGCTGGGTGGCCTCGATCTCTCGGCGATCCTGGCGTTTCTGGCCCTGCAGCTGATTCAAAACCTGCTGCAGCAGAGCCGGGGGTTCTTCTACCCCAGCTTCTACTGA
- a CDS encoding nucleoside triphosphate pyrophosphohydrolase family protein, which produces MDLNAYQQGARSTARYPDVGSNPIYPTLGLCGEAGEVADKVKKVLRDQGGQFSPEVREALKLELGDVLWYVAQLSSELGFELGEIAEANLNKLASRAARNVISGSGDHR; this is translated from the coding sequence ATGGATCTCAATGCCTATCAGCAGGGTGCCCGCAGCACAGCCCGCTATCCCGACGTGGGCTCCAATCCCATCTACCCCACCCTTGGCTTGTGCGGTGAAGCCGGCGAGGTGGCCGACAAGGTGAAGAAGGTGCTGCGCGATCAGGGCGGCCAGTTCAGCCCGGAGGTGCGCGAGGCCCTCAAGCTCGAGCTGGGGGATGTGCTCTGGTATGTGGCCCAACTTTCCAGTGAGCTGGGCTTTGAGTTGGGGGAGATCGCCGAGGCCAATCTCAACAAGCTCGCGAGCCGCGCCGCCCGTAACGTGATCTCCGGCAGCGGCGACCATCGCTGA